A single Oncorhynchus mykiss isolate Arlee chromosome 24, USDA_OmykA_1.1, whole genome shotgun sequence DNA region contains:
- the LOC110503232 gene encoding extracellular calcium-sensing receptor-like: protein MRLSPAPALDPSLAGSLVLLHLAVFAAGLALLSSASASGLESVRCRLQGTPRPPAFSQDGDFVIGGVFSIHNYMHTVEHSYTSLPEPLQCTGSLDSRELRFSRAMVFAVEEINNSSDLLPGVTLGYQVHDSCTTVPMAMNVAFQLANGLDPMFDTGEQCSGSPTVTAIVGESGSTPTISMLRIIGPFGIPQVSHFSTCACLSDKKQYPTFFRTIPSDQFQAAALAHLIRHFGWTWIGAVRSDSDYGNYGMAAFLQAAQEEGICVEYSEAFSRTNPLSRVQRLADVIRSSTARVVVAFVSSWDMKILLREMERLPSQPRQWIGSESWVTDPDMLRFDLCAGAIGIGIQRSVIPGLRDFLLDLSPQKVSKSPTLTEFWEGAFGCRLGTGVGVEEKVCDGSEDIQQLQTPYTDTSQLRVTNMVYKAVYAIAHAIHSIVCEERENSTVNCDKNLNVKPTQVLERLRRVNFSRNGYQVNFDANGDPVATYELVNWQRRESGKMELVTVGLYDGSLPPDQRLDIDREITWVKNSTQVPVSVCSESCPPGTRKAVQKGKPVCCYDCIQCAEGEISNNTDSSDCLICPEEYWPNAERDRCVLKPVEFLSFHEVLGIILTACSVGGACLAIATATVFYRHRTSAIVRANNSELSFLLLFSLALCFLCSLTFIGQPSEWSCMLRHTAFGITFVLCISCVLGKTIVVLMAFRATLPASNVMKWFGPPQQRLTVVSFTFVQAMICTLWLVLSPPFPIKNLTTYKEKIILECDVGSAIGFWAVLGYIGLLSLLCFVLAFLARKLPDNFNEAKFITFSMLIFCAVWITFIPAYVSSPGKLTVAVEIFAIITSSFGLFFLLFVPKCFIILFRPEKNTKKHLMEKTSNDIRY from the exons ATGAGGCTCTCTCCGGCTCCTGCTCTGGATCCAAGTCTGGCTGGTAGTCTTGTTCTGCTACATCTAGCTGTTTTTGCTGCTGGGCTTGCCTTGCTCTCATCTGCCTCTGCCTCTGGGCTGGAGTCTGTCAGATGCAGGCTCCAAGGCACCCCTCGTCCTCCGGCGTTCTCCCAGGACGGGGACTTTGTCATCGGGGGTGTTTTCTCCATCCACAACTACATGCACACTGTGGAACACAGCTACACCAGCCTGCCTGAGCCCCTGCAGTGCACAGGGAG TTTGGATTCCCGTGAGTTGCGCTTCTCGCGCGCCATGGTCTTCGCAGTTGAGGAGATAAACAACAGTTCAGACCTTCTACCAGGTGTCACACTCGGTTATCAAGTGCACGACTCGTGCACCACGGTCCCCATGGCCATGAATGTGGCCTTCCAGCTGGCTAACGGCCTGGATCCCATGTTTGATACCGGAGAACAGTGCTCGGGGTCACCTACGGTGACAGCTATCGTTGGCGAGTCTGGCTCCACGCCAACTATCAGCATGTTGCGCATAATCGGCCCTTTCGGCATTCCTCAG GTGAGCCACTTTTCCACCTGTGCTTGTCTGAGTGATAAGAAACAGTATCCAACCTTCTTCAGAACCATTCCCAGTGATCAGTTCCAGGCTGCCGCTCTGGCCCACCTCATCAGGCACTTCGGCTGGACCTGGATTGGGGCAGTCCGTTCTGACTCTGACTACGGTAATTACGGGATGGCGGCTTTCCTACAGGCAGCACAAGAGGAAGGCATCTGTGTGGAGTATTCTGAAGCCTTCTCCCGTACCAACCCACTCAGTAGAGTGCAAAGGTTGGCTGACGTGATCCGCAG CTCCACAGCCCGGGTGGTGGTTGCATTTGTATCCTCTTGGGACATGAAAATCCTGTTGAGGGAGATGGAACGCCTGCCCTCTCAGCCCCGCCAGTGGATCGGGAGCGAGTCCTGGGTCACTGACCCAGATATGCTGCGTTTCGACCTGTGTGCCGGGGCCATCGGAATTGGCATCCAACGCTCTGTCATCCCGGGCCTCAGGGACTTCCTCCTGGACCTCTCCCCACAGAAGGTGTCCAAGTCTCCCACGCTCACAGAGTTCTGGGAGGGAGCCTTTGGCTGTCGGCTGGGGacag GTGTTGGGGTTGAAGAGAAGGTGTGTGATGGCAGTGAGGATATACAGCAGCTACAGACCCCCTACACAGATACATCCCAGCTGCGTGTCACTAACATGGTGTATAAAGCTGTTTATGCCATAGCACACGCCATCCACAGCATCGTTTGTGAAGAGAGAGAAAACTCCACTGTGAACTGTGACAAAAACCTTAATGTGAAGCCAACACAG GTCCTGGAGAGATTGAGGAGGGTGAACTTCTCTCGTAACGGGTACCAGGTGAATTTCGATGCCAACGGGGACCCAGTGGCCACCTATGAGCTGGTCAACTGGCAGAGACGGGAGAGTGGGAAGATGGAGTTGGTGACAGTGGGGCTCTATGATGGGTCCCTGCCTCCTGACCAGAGGCTTGACATCGACAGGGAAATCACCTGGGTAAAGAACAGTACACAAGTACCTGTGTCAGTGTGCAGTGAGAGCTGTCCCCCAGGCACTCGTAAGGCTGTACAGAAAGGAAAGCCTGTATGCTGTTATGACTGTATCCAATGTGCAGAGGGAGAGATCAGTAATAACACAG ATTCTTCAGACTGTCTGATCTGTCCCGAGGAGTACTGGCCCAACGCTGAGAGAGACCGCTGTGTCCTTAAGCCTGTGGAGTTCCTGTCCTTCCACGAGGTCCTCGGAATCATCCTGACCGCCTGCTCTGTGGGCGGGGCTTGTCTGGCCATCGCCACGGCAACTGTCTTCTACCGCCATAGAACATCGGCCATCGTCAGGGCCAACAACTCTGAGCTGAGCTTCCTGCTGCTCTTCTCCTTGGCTCTGTGTTTTCTGTGTTCTCTTACTTTCATTGGCCAGCCCTCTGAGTGGTCCTGTATGCTGCGTCACACAGCGTTTGGGATCACCTTCGTCCTCTGCATCTCTTGTGTTCTGGGGAAAACAATAGTGGTGTTGATGGCCTTCAGGGCTACGCTTCCAGCCAGCAATGTCATGAAATGGTTTGgtcctccacagcagagattgacaGTAGTGTCCTTCACGTTTGTCCAGGCTATGATATGCACTCTGTGGTTGGTCCTGTCCCCTCCCTTCCCCATTAAAAACCTCACTACCTACAAGGAAAAGATCATTCTAGAGTGTGATGTGGGTTCAGCTATTGGTTTCTGGGCTGTGTTGGGCTATATAGGACTCCTGTCTCTCTTGTGCTTTGTGCTAGCTTTTCTGGCTCGGAAGCTGCCTGATAACTTCAATGAGGCCAAATTCATCACCTTCAGCATGCTCATATTCTGTGCAGTCTGGATCACCTTTATCCCAGCTTATGTCAGCTCTCCTGGGAAGTTGACTGTAGCTGTCGAGATCTTTGCCATCATCACCTCTAGCTTTGGGTTGTTCTTTCTATTATTTGTTCCTAAATGCTTTATTATTCTGTTCCGGCCGGAGAAGAACACCAAGAAACACCTCATGGAGAAGACATCCAATGATATACGTTATTAA
- the LOC110503230 gene encoding extracellular calcium-sensing receptor-like isoform X2, producing MRLSPAPALDPSLAGSLVLLHLAVVAVGLALLSSASVSASGLESVRCRLQGTPRPPAFSQDGDFVIGGVFSIHYYMHSVDHSYTSLPEPLQCTGSMDSRELRFSRAMIFAVEEINNSSYLLPGIMLGYQVHDSCNLVPMAVKVAFQLANGLDPMFDTGEQCSGSATVTAIIGESASTPTISMLRIIGPFGIPQVSHSSTCACLSDKKQYPTFFRTIPSDQFQAAALAHLIRHFGWTWIGAVRSDSDYGNNGMAAFLQAAQEEGICVEYSEAFSLTNPLSRVQRVADVIRSSTARVVVAFVSSWDMRILLREMERLPSPPRQWIGSESWITEPEMLRFGLCAGAIGIGIQRSVIPGLRDFLLDLSPQKVSNSPLLTEFWEAAFGCRLGIGTSSTGVGVEEKMCDGSEDIQQLKTPYTDTSQLRVTNMVYKAVYAIAHAIHSIVCEERENSTVNCDKNLNVKPTQVLERLRRVNFSRNGYKVSFDANGDPVATYELVNWQIQESGNMEFVTVGHYDASLPLDQRLDIEREITWVKNSTQVPVSVCSESCLPGTRKAIQKGKPVCCYDCIQCAEGEISDNTDSSDCLICPEEYWPNAERDRCILKPVEFLSFHEVLGIILTACSVGGALLAIATAAVFYHHRNSAIVRANNSELSFLLLFSLALCFLCSLTFIGRPSEWSCMLRHTAFGITFVLCISCVLGKTIVVLMAFRATLPASNVMKWFGPQQQRLTVVSFTFVQAMICTLWLVLSPPFPIKNLTTYKEKIILECDVGSAIGFWAVLGYIGLLSLLCFVLAFLARKLPDNFNEAKFITFSMLIFCAVWITFIPAYFSSPGKLTVAVEIFAIITSSFGLFFLLFVPKCFIILFRPEKNTKKHLMEKASNDKRY from the exons ATGAGGCTCTCTCCGGCTCCTGCTCTGGATCCAAGTCTGGCTGGTAGTCTGGTTCTACTACATCTAGCTGTGGTGGCGGTTGGGCTTGCCTTGCTCTcatctgcctctgtctctgcctctgggCTGGAGTCTGTCAGATGCAGGCTCCAAGGCACCCCTCGTCCTCCGGCGTTCTCCCAGGACGGGGACTTTGTCATCGGGGGTGTTTTCTCCATTCATTACTATATGCACTCTGTGGATCACAGCTACACCAGCCTGCCTGAGCCCCTGCAGTGCACAGGGAG TATGGATTCCCGTGAGTTGCGCTTCTCGCGAGCCATGATCTTCGCAGTTGAGGAGATAAACAACAGTTCATACCTTCTACCGGGTATCATGCTTGGTTATCAAGTGCACGACTCCTGCAACTTGGTCCCTATGGCCGTGAAAGTGGCCTTCCAGCTGGCTAACGGCCTGGACCCCATGTTTGATACCGGAGAACAGTGCTCAGGGTCGGCTACAGTGACAGCTATCATTGGCGAGTCTGCCTCCACGCCTACAATCAGCATGTTGCGCATTATTGGCCCTTTCGGCATTCCTCAG GTGAGCCACTCTTCCACCTGTGCGTGTCTGAGTGATAAGAAACAGTATCCAACCTTCTTCAGAACCATCCCCAGTGATCAGTTCCAGGCTGCCGCTCTGGCCCACCTCATCAGGCACTTCGGCTGGACCTGGATTGGGGCGGTCCGTTCCGACTCTGACTACGGTAATAACGGGATGGCTGCTTTCCTGCAAGCAGCACAAGAGGAGGGTATCTGTGTGGAGTATTCTGAAGCCTTCTCCCTTACCAACCCACTCAGCAGAGTGCAACGGGTGGCCGACGTGATCCGCAG CTCCACAGCCCGGGTGGTGGTTGCATTTGTATCCTCTTGGGACATGAGAATCCTGCTGAGGGAGATGGAACGCCTGCCCTCTCCACCCCGCCAGTGGATCGGGAGCGAGTCCTGGATCACTGAACCAGAGATGCTACGCTTCGGCCTGTGTGCCGGGGCCATCGGAATTGGCATCCAACGCTCTGTCATCCCCGGTCTCAGGGACTTTCTCCTGGACCTCTCCCCACAGAAGGTGTCCAACTCTCCCCTGCTCACTGAGTTCTGGGAAGCAGCCTTTGGCTGTAGGCTGGGTATAG GGACCTCATCTACAGGGGTTGGGGTTGAGGAGAAGATGTGTGATGGCAGTGAGGATATACAGCAGCTAAAGACCCCCTACACAGATACATCCCAGCTGCGTGTCACTAACATGGTGTATAAAGCTGTTTATGCCATAGCACACGCCATCCACAGCATCGTTTGTGAAGAGAGAGAAAACTCCACTGTGAACTGTGACAAAAACCTTAATGTGAAGCCAACACAG GTCCTGGAGAGATTGAGGAGGGTGAACTTCTCTCGTAACGGGTACAAGGTGTCGTTCGATGCCAACGGGGACCCAGTGGCCACCTATGAGCTGGTCAACTGGCAGATACAGGAGAGTGGGAATATGGAGTTTGTGACAGTGGGGCACTATGATGCGTCCCTGCCTCTTGACCAGAGGCTTGACATCGAGAGGGAAATCACCTGGGTAAAGAACAGTACACAAGTACCTGTGTCAGTGTGCAGTGAGAGCTGTCTCCCAGGCACTCGTAAGGCTATACAGAAAGGAAAGCCTGTATGCTGTTATGACTGTATCCAATGTGCAGAGGGAGAAATAAGTGATAACACAG ATTCTTCAGACTGTCTGATCTGTCCCGAAGAGTACTGGCCCAATGCTGAGAGAGACCGCTGTATCCTTAAGCCTGTGGAGTTCCTGTCCTTCCACGAGGTCCTCGGAATCATCCTGACCGCCTGCTCTGTGGGCGGGGCTCTACTGGCCATCGCCACGGCAGCTGTCTTCTACCACCACCGAAATTCTGCCATCGTCAGGGCCAACAACTCTGAGCTGAGCTTCCTGCTGCTCTTCTCCTTGGCGCTGTGTTTTTTGTGTTCTCTTACTTTCATTGGCCGGCCCTCTGAATGGTCCTGTATGCTGCGTCACACAGCGTTTGGGATCACCTTCGTTCTCTGCATCTCTTGTGTTCTGGGGAAAACAATAGTGGTGTTGATGGCCTTCAGGGCTACACTTCCAGCCAGTAATGTCATGAAATGGTTTGGTCCTCAACAGCAGAGATTGACTGTAGTTTCCTTCACGTTTGTCCAGGCTATGATATGCACTCTGTGGTTGGTCCTGTCCCCTCCCTTCCCCATTAAAAACCTTACTACCTACAAGGAAAAGATCATTTTAGAGTGTGATGTGGGTTCAGCTATTGGTTTCTGGGCTGTTTTGGGCTATATAGGACTCCTGTCTCTCTTGTGCTTTGTGCTGGCTTTTTTGGCTCGGAAGCTGCCGGATAACTTCAACGAGGCCAAATTCATCACCTTCAGCATGCTCATATTCTGTGCAGTCTGGATCACCTTTATCCCAGCTTATTTCAGCTCTCCTGGGAagttgactgtagctgtggaGATCTTTGCCATCATCACCTCTAGCTTTGGGTTGTTCTTTCTGTTATTTGTTCCTAAATGCTTTATTATTCTGTTCAGGCCAGAGAAGAACACCAAGAAACACCTTATGGAGAAGGCATCCAATGATAAACGTTATTAA
- the LOC110503230 gene encoding extracellular calcium-sensing receptor-like isoform X1: MRLSPAPALDPSLAGSLVLLHLAVVAVGLALLSSASVSASGLESVRCRLQGTPRPPAFSQDGDFVIGGVFSIHYYMHSVDHSYTSLPEPLQCTGSMDSRELRFSRAMIFAVEEINNSSYLLPGIMLGYQVHDSCNLVPMAVKVAFQLANGLDPMFDTGEQCSGSATVTAIIGESASTPTISMLRIIGPFGIPQVSHSSTCACLSDKKQYPTFFRTIPSDQFQAAALAHLIRHFGWTWIGAVRSDSDYGNNGMAAFLQAAQEEGICVEYSEAFSLTNPLSRVQRVADVIRSSTARVVVAFVSSWDMRILLREMERLPSPPRQWIGSESWITEPEMLRFGLCAGAIGIGIQRSVIPGLRDFLLDLSPQKVSNSPLLTEFWEAAFGCRLGIGIYLFVRPSVVHPSFCLSVSLSLCLSVSLSLCLSVSLSFCLSVGTSSTGVGVEEKMCDGSEDIQQLKTPYTDTSQLRVTNMVYKAVYAIAHAIHSIVCEERENSTVNCDKNLNVKPTQVLERLRRVNFSRNGYKVSFDANGDPVATYELVNWQIQESGNMEFVTVGHYDASLPLDQRLDIEREITWVKNSTQVPVSVCSESCLPGTRKAIQKGKPVCCYDCIQCAEGEISDNTDSSDCLICPEEYWPNAERDRCILKPVEFLSFHEVLGIILTACSVGGALLAIATAAVFYHHRNSAIVRANNSELSFLLLFSLALCFLCSLTFIGRPSEWSCMLRHTAFGITFVLCISCVLGKTIVVLMAFRATLPASNVMKWFGPQQQRLTVVSFTFVQAMICTLWLVLSPPFPIKNLTTYKEKIILECDVGSAIGFWAVLGYIGLLSLLCFVLAFLARKLPDNFNEAKFITFSMLIFCAVWITFIPAYFSSPGKLTVAVEIFAIITSSFGLFFLLFVPKCFIILFRPEKNTKKHLMEKASNDKRY, encoded by the exons ATGAGGCTCTCTCCGGCTCCTGCTCTGGATCCAAGTCTGGCTGGTAGTCTGGTTCTACTACATCTAGCTGTGGTGGCGGTTGGGCTTGCCTTGCTCTcatctgcctctgtctctgcctctgggCTGGAGTCTGTCAGATGCAGGCTCCAAGGCACCCCTCGTCCTCCGGCGTTCTCCCAGGACGGGGACTTTGTCATCGGGGGTGTTTTCTCCATTCATTACTATATGCACTCTGTGGATCACAGCTACACCAGCCTGCCTGAGCCCCTGCAGTGCACAGGGAG TATGGATTCCCGTGAGTTGCGCTTCTCGCGAGCCATGATCTTCGCAGTTGAGGAGATAAACAACAGTTCATACCTTCTACCGGGTATCATGCTTGGTTATCAAGTGCACGACTCCTGCAACTTGGTCCCTATGGCCGTGAAAGTGGCCTTCCAGCTGGCTAACGGCCTGGACCCCATGTTTGATACCGGAGAACAGTGCTCAGGGTCGGCTACAGTGACAGCTATCATTGGCGAGTCTGCCTCCACGCCTACAATCAGCATGTTGCGCATTATTGGCCCTTTCGGCATTCCTCAG GTGAGCCACTCTTCCACCTGTGCGTGTCTGAGTGATAAGAAACAGTATCCAACCTTCTTCAGAACCATCCCCAGTGATCAGTTCCAGGCTGCCGCTCTGGCCCACCTCATCAGGCACTTCGGCTGGACCTGGATTGGGGCGGTCCGTTCCGACTCTGACTACGGTAATAACGGGATGGCTGCTTTCCTGCAAGCAGCACAAGAGGAGGGTATCTGTGTGGAGTATTCTGAAGCCTTCTCCCTTACCAACCCACTCAGCAGAGTGCAACGGGTGGCCGACGTGATCCGCAG CTCCACAGCCCGGGTGGTGGTTGCATTTGTATCCTCTTGGGACATGAGAATCCTGCTGAGGGAGATGGAACGCCTGCCCTCTCCACCCCGCCAGTGGATCGGGAGCGAGTCCTGGATCACTGAACCAGAGATGCTACGCTTCGGCCTGTGTGCCGGGGCCATCGGAATTGGCATCCAACGCTCTGTCATCCCCGGTCTCAGGGACTTTCTCCTGGACCTCTCCCCACAGAAGGTGTCCAACTCTCCCCTGCTCACTGAGTTCTGGGAAGCAGCCTTTGGCTGTAGGCTGGGTATAGGTATCTATCTAtttgtccgtccgtccgtcgTCCAtccgtctttctgtctgtctgtctctctttctctctgtctgtctgtctctctgtctctctgtctctctgtctctctctctttctgtctatctgtAGGGACCTCATCTACAGGGGTTGGGGTTGAGGAGAAGATGTGTGATGGCAGTGAGGATATACAGCAGCTAAAGACCCCCTACACAGATACATCCCAGCTGCGTGTCACTAACATGGTGTATAAAGCTGTTTATGCCATAGCACACGCCATCCACAGCATCGTTTGTGAAGAGAGAGAAAACTCCACTGTGAACTGTGACAAAAACCTTAATGTGAAGCCAACACAG GTCCTGGAGAGATTGAGGAGGGTGAACTTCTCTCGTAACGGGTACAAGGTGTCGTTCGATGCCAACGGGGACCCAGTGGCCACCTATGAGCTGGTCAACTGGCAGATACAGGAGAGTGGGAATATGGAGTTTGTGACAGTGGGGCACTATGATGCGTCCCTGCCTCTTGACCAGAGGCTTGACATCGAGAGGGAAATCACCTGGGTAAAGAACAGTACACAAGTACCTGTGTCAGTGTGCAGTGAGAGCTGTCTCCCAGGCACTCGTAAGGCTATACAGAAAGGAAAGCCTGTATGCTGTTATGACTGTATCCAATGTGCAGAGGGAGAAATAAGTGATAACACAG ATTCTTCAGACTGTCTGATCTGTCCCGAAGAGTACTGGCCCAATGCTGAGAGAGACCGCTGTATCCTTAAGCCTGTGGAGTTCCTGTCCTTCCACGAGGTCCTCGGAATCATCCTGACCGCCTGCTCTGTGGGCGGGGCTCTACTGGCCATCGCCACGGCAGCTGTCTTCTACCACCACCGAAATTCTGCCATCGTCAGGGCCAACAACTCTGAGCTGAGCTTCCTGCTGCTCTTCTCCTTGGCGCTGTGTTTTTTGTGTTCTCTTACTTTCATTGGCCGGCCCTCTGAATGGTCCTGTATGCTGCGTCACACAGCGTTTGGGATCACCTTCGTTCTCTGCATCTCTTGTGTTCTGGGGAAAACAATAGTGGTGTTGATGGCCTTCAGGGCTACACTTCCAGCCAGTAATGTCATGAAATGGTTTGGTCCTCAACAGCAGAGATTGACTGTAGTTTCCTTCACGTTTGTCCAGGCTATGATATGCACTCTGTGGTTGGTCCTGTCCCCTCCCTTCCCCATTAAAAACCTTACTACCTACAAGGAAAAGATCATTTTAGAGTGTGATGTGGGTTCAGCTATTGGTTTCTGGGCTGTTTTGGGCTATATAGGACTCCTGTCTCTCTTGTGCTTTGTGCTGGCTTTTTTGGCTCGGAAGCTGCCGGATAACTTCAACGAGGCCAAATTCATCACCTTCAGCATGCTCATATTCTGTGCAGTCTGGATCACCTTTATCCCAGCTTATTTCAGCTCTCCTGGGAagttgactgtagctgtggaGATCTTTGCCATCATCACCTCTAGCTTTGGGTTGTTCTTTCTGTTATTTGTTCCTAAATGCTTTATTATTCTGTTCAGGCCAGAGAAGAACACCAAGAAACACCTTATGGAGAAGGCATCCAATGATAAACGTTATTAA